A part of Legionella sainthelensi genomic DNA contains:
- a CDS encoding prepilin peptidase, whose protein sequence is MLERQDHEILKFQNDDALLDLKIVSTSDIDTQITQALTNLIDSPVKNLIIQGSEMTTEQAQKILDFLKSHPQVTLNINLPEHLENTKIQIQLDNLISNYRLEKNKKKLESNHPQSANSTSKKPEGRILPKGKIIPRIEITLHEEMSAEVQPISVSHIEDASTTVLTNDLPKLDRAPIATQIVTDILSLTNQRASLSQWNEFTNRKEAERFKKDLGLQFNKENHPLPELIKSNRKLVQDFSVWSKKLKFEKEQYNALLDVYGQYGAPGLIQLFRTWDEYNQDPYKGPAFLDTYGSLFKYMPTFLPFIDNKEFQETLSKIANLSKEHRSWWMALLHNHGRKIGYSDLPGLFKQFTDTVNTIEQMGLSFHEIKTIKDEKELLSTLTAVVDLLNKCPPQDQAVQWQCINNIIIPNPNNYHFIIPEMQVEANLGERGDLEWIKRLLVQDKNSNPELVKPAFYRYLATQEQHLPLEQYKKIIDELFSNQELNNEAKIRMLYILAKSTSTSAKTGFDSKAVLEEWESFQTRMIKLDSLERLKANRSAMGRALFSKGIDAQGGTPAVRIQTLKPVMDMLVTPPMSYLNKLLKLSEYKFLDPKLSLLELQSVQADMMKKMDKAASLYKDYPESMMHAISLIKTETIKANQDGQYFPEPQDITLLEQFISACEVLTDSNVNTINPAELNPKEVLLPLLTSFNLEYENKTRLVNEIIEPYKRRLTNPNNAQYQEKIQNLLPYGLSLLQLIQNRNHPNKLNYTVLNKIQDDLMGMICRSKPTTKKEIREWMHEHYGKHFSGTMLLDLKDAVNFSTLFRELECNQQETCSLIEQMVSNFDNEEEKDQHEALVRSLVNLTKILTPTQQIRFFEFCQEAFKTNGLLARNQHPGPPSYLTQFKSLIESITKNNSFDEFEQYMNLIQEHRSNKGDINNSLVKCSYLLDTLYPQLIKQKIPRKEAFHFSAEVVCLSAADSLYKYHEKAKIPEATDYPQELSELRDSISDLINNTDSGIKSIDKLKKIHQDIDAILMLSVNNKEYFKDCQAISARITEIIKAVEERVSQQQNKNLIQNVLSYFWNTSSDDATGEELDSLESLGLTLELVEKGSNTYQDLLAIRNKENHNFPNVVLHLHAKKGELIQKYSNIATRANNFISMALKSSPDDVSKNHNDICQLIDKLVALDHQNLVLSLMYHYSGGLPDRGVKDLIELFNSKEYNELPQNLQKNYINAVISQMNNSVKCSKADVHTFLKFIHENKENSSITRHLHNYYQHAPFPPLSTFINWTKAVRAGAELSERKVEEKYQYFDKHPCATASHDGREKENGFKLDAAKKTLKQMPEVQPIFTQKYLDEIKNEQEQVKNLSTQQILDQLKVFKERPPANHIKMVMLAAELLHRCKGRPPEFVGKSQVPGRSYELNTTQIIAILSLLETGNKVTAEIGTGEGKTRIMMILNACQFLKGKTVDFLTSNLALAERDYLESLPFFNSLGAEVNFITSSSKIEDYKMGGINFSDPENLCLFRNKAFSQNKSEQVLNKDPEKRALLLDEADVTYFDVANLKYNYSSTIPKQNIELLALFPLLMDFFAQGDTEKTYLENKQRCNEQLLTFIETRNTKLFQIIKSLPVSQLEKWQDAAYTARHLEYNVDYTVVSDATTPTPLGDKKVAAAMCLIGSRISKNSNFGDGVHQCLHAELNRLIKAQNPNIENPYLKEALEQCKSKKRVFNIDPIRKITFSSSSNTLLKAYSQGSLHAVTGTIGSKMEQREAQSEFGTQFIYVPRHKGIRRFDRPTRITQNETKQLDALVDHILESRAKHQPILLICKNDNESKILHDKLEERLKSKRNQDGLPKLTRIHAGIDYDESISEANYIKNEAGKPGQVTITTEMEGRGVDIELKDKAHKAGLKVLLTYLPHGERSYGQIIGRSGRYGAIGETQMVLNLNELKKDFGINQVNTDFYLNPEDFIRKLQIFATHTKELRRLFHRAYDNYLSYFSDRYAALQTEDNDLTMAWSEFLEKYNHSKDLTLQVIEAQLEQKNPNIDVIHEQLKQHNLKAQELWREFTEQLPPEQKDIEQNTPIQNIKTPKLLKRWLSELKQIKQDSVIVEDVQKVRLQERYDPTAAGSVQIVKNPSLLVGLIAEIRAAWRGEGILFPNLRAWWAGQLSFANFLSQLPFFRWVITPKEETHIVKKEVPASHAILYEKLVDENDKKPTKKGTNEVETQEPLHSLPLFQQPTTKPVQQNEIQQEQTRNNTR, encoded by the coding sequence ATGCTTGAGAGACAAGATCATGAAATTCTTAAATTTCAAAACGATGACGCATTGCTTGACTTAAAGATAGTGTCTACGTCTGATATAGATACTCAAATCACTCAAGCATTGACAAATCTTATTGATAGCCCTGTAAAAAATTTAATAATTCAGGGTAGTGAAATGACCACTGAACAGGCACAAAAGATACTTGATTTTTTAAAATCACATCCACAAGTTACACTGAATATTAATCTTCCTGAACATTTAGAAAATACTAAAATTCAAATTCAATTGGACAATCTTATTTCCAATTATCGTTTAGAGAAGAACAAAAAAAAGTTAGAAAGTAATCACCCACAATCAGCAAATTCTACGTCAAAAAAACCAGAAGGAAGGATACTTCCTAAAGGAAAAATAATACCTCGAATTGAAATTACGCTACATGAAGAGATGAGTGCAGAAGTTCAACCTATATCGGTAAGCCATATAGAAGATGCATCTACCACAGTACTCACGAATGATTTACCTAAATTGGATCGGGCACCAATTGCGACTCAGATAGTCACTGACATTTTGTCACTAACCAATCAACGAGCATCTCTGTCACAGTGGAACGAGTTTACGAACAGAAAAGAGGCGGAAAGATTCAAGAAAGACCTTGGGCTCCAATTTAATAAAGAGAATCATCCATTACCCGAACTCATAAAAAGCAATAGAAAGTTGGTTCAAGATTTTTCAGTGTGGAGTAAAAAACTTAAATTTGAGAAAGAGCAGTATAATGCACTTCTTGATGTTTATGGGCAATATGGCGCACCTGGACTAATCCAGTTATTTAGAACATGGGATGAATACAATCAGGATCCTTATAAAGGACCTGCATTTTTAGATACGTATGGTTCTTTATTTAAATACATGCCAACTTTTTTACCTTTTATTGATAATAAAGAATTTCAAGAGACACTTTCTAAAATTGCAAATCTGAGTAAGGAACATCGAAGTTGGTGGATGGCCCTTCTTCATAATCATGGCCGAAAAATTGGCTATAGTGACTTACCTGGTTTATTTAAACAATTTACTGATACAGTGAATACCATCGAACAGATGGGGTTAAGCTTTCACGAAATAAAAACGATTAAAGATGAAAAAGAACTTTTATCTACACTCACTGCTGTGGTAGATCTTTTAAATAAATGTCCTCCACAAGACCAAGCTGTACAATGGCAGTGTATCAATAACATAATCATTCCCAATCCAAATAATTATCATTTTATTATTCCAGAAATGCAAGTAGAAGCTAATTTGGGAGAAAGAGGAGATCTTGAATGGATAAAAAGACTTTTAGTTCAAGATAAAAACAGCAACCCCGAATTGGTTAAACCCGCTTTTTATCGATATCTTGCTACCCAAGAGCAACACTTGCCATTGGAGCAATACAAAAAAATTATTGATGAATTGTTTTCAAATCAAGAACTCAATAATGAAGCTAAAATACGTATGCTTTATATTTTAGCCAAATCAACAAGCACGAGTGCGAAAACAGGTTTTGACTCCAAAGCCGTGCTTGAAGAATGGGAAAGCTTTCAAACAAGAATGATAAAACTTGACTCTCTAGAGCGACTGAAAGCAAATCGTAGTGCCATGGGAAGAGCATTATTTTCGAAAGGTATCGATGCCCAAGGCGGAACTCCAGCCGTACGTATTCAAACATTAAAACCTGTTATGGATATGCTTGTTACGCCACCTATGAGTTATTTAAACAAATTATTGAAACTTTCTGAATATAAATTTCTAGATCCCAAACTTAGTCTGTTAGAACTACAGTCTGTCCAGGCAGACATGATGAAAAAAATGGACAAGGCGGCTTCACTCTATAAAGATTATCCTGAAAGCATGATGCATGCAATCTCCCTGATTAAAACAGAAACCATCAAAGCAAATCAGGATGGCCAATATTTTCCTGAGCCCCAGGATATCACTCTCCTAGAACAATTCATTAGCGCCTGTGAGGTATTAACTGATTCTAACGTCAATACAATAAATCCTGCGGAATTAAATCCTAAAGAAGTATTATTGCCCCTACTGACTTCCTTTAATTTAGAATATGAAAACAAAACACGATTGGTCAACGAAATCATTGAACCTTATAAAAGAAGACTTACTAATCCAAACAATGCTCAGTACCAAGAAAAAATTCAAAACTTGTTACCCTACGGCTTATCTCTATTACAATTAATCCAAAACAGAAACCACCCTAATAAGCTCAATTATACTGTTCTCAATAAAATCCAAGATGATTTAATGGGGATGATTTGTCGTTCCAAACCAACAACTAAAAAAGAGATTCGGGAATGGATGCATGAACACTATGGTAAGCACTTTAGTGGAACAATGTTGCTTGATCTTAAAGATGCAGTCAATTTTAGTACTCTTTTCAGAGAGCTTGAATGCAATCAACAAGAGACATGCTCGTTGATTGAGCAAATGGTCAGTAACTTTGATAATGAGGAAGAAAAAGATCAACATGAGGCTCTTGTAAGAAGTCTGGTAAATCTAACAAAAATTTTAACTCCTACTCAACAAATACGCTTTTTTGAATTCTGTCAAGAAGCATTTAAAACGAATGGACTCTTGGCACGCAATCAACATCCTGGCCCACCGAGTTATCTAACACAATTTAAATCTCTTATTGAGAGCATTACAAAGAATAATTCTTTTGATGAGTTTGAACAGTATATGAATCTTATTCAAGAACATCGTTCAAATAAAGGTGATATAAATAACTCCCTCGTAAAATGCAGCTATTTATTAGATACTCTTTACCCTCAACTCATAAAACAAAAAATTCCCCGTAAAGAGGCATTTCATTTTTCAGCTGAAGTAGTTTGCCTGAGCGCGGCTGATTCGCTCTATAAATATCATGAAAAAGCAAAAATTCCTGAAGCAACAGATTATCCGCAAGAGTTAAGTGAATTAAGGGATTCTATTTCTGATTTAATAAACAATACTGATTCTGGCATTAAATCAATCGATAAACTAAAGAAAATACATCAAGATATTGATGCGATTTTGATGCTGTCAGTAAATAACAAAGAATATTTTAAAGACTGTCAAGCAATCAGTGCTCGCATTACGGAAATTATTAAGGCAGTAGAGGAACGTGTCAGTCAACAACAAAATAAAAACCTTATCCAAAATGTTTTAAGCTATTTCTGGAATACCTCTTCTGATGATGCAACTGGAGAAGAATTAGATAGCTTGGAATCACTTGGCCTTACTCTAGAATTGGTAGAAAAGGGATCAAATACATACCAAGATCTTCTGGCAATCCGGAACAAAGAAAATCACAATTTCCCAAATGTTGTCCTTCATCTCCATGCAAAAAAAGGGGAGTTAATTCAAAAATATAGCAATATTGCTACTCGTGCGAATAATTTTATTAGCATGGCGCTTAAGAGTTCACCAGATGATGTGAGTAAAAATCATAACGACATATGTCAGCTTATCGATAAGTTAGTTGCTCTTGATCATCAAAATCTTGTGTTAAGCCTCATGTATCATTACTCAGGAGGTCTTCCTGATCGTGGCGTAAAAGATTTAATCGAGTTATTTAACTCTAAAGAATACAATGAATTACCTCAAAATCTGCAAAAAAATTATATAAATGCTGTAATCTCGCAGATGAATAATTCAGTGAAATGTAGTAAAGCAGATGTCCACACTTTTCTTAAATTTATTCATGAGAATAAAGAGAACAGTTCAATCACTCGACACCTTCACAATTATTATCAACACGCACCATTTCCTCCCTTATCGACCTTTATTAATTGGACTAAGGCAGTTCGAGCCGGAGCAGAACTATCCGAAAGAAAAGTCGAGGAAAAATATCAATATTTCGACAAACACCCTTGCGCCACAGCCAGCCATGATGGACGGGAAAAAGAAAATGGATTCAAGCTCGATGCTGCGAAAAAAACGCTGAAACAGATGCCTGAAGTACAACCAATCTTTACTCAAAAATATCTGGATGAAATTAAAAATGAACAAGAACAAGTCAAAAATTTATCTACCCAACAAATATTAGACCAACTTAAAGTATTTAAAGAAAGACCACCTGCAAATCATATTAAAATGGTTATGCTCGCAGCAGAGTTATTACATCGTTGTAAAGGCCGTCCTCCAGAGTTTGTGGGTAAAAGCCAAGTACCTGGCCGTTCTTATGAGCTAAATACTACCCAAATTATAGCCATTCTTTCCCTTTTGGAGACTGGGAATAAAGTAACTGCTGAAATAGGAACAGGTGAAGGAAAAACACGAATCATGATGATTCTAAATGCGTGTCAATTCCTTAAGGGAAAAACCGTTGATTTCTTGACCAGTAACTTAGCGCTTGCAGAACGAGATTACCTTGAATCTCTGCCTTTTTTTAATTCACTAGGCGCTGAAGTTAATTTCATTACCTCTTCATCTAAAATTGAAGACTATAAGATGGGTGGAATTAATTTTTCGGATCCTGAAAATCTCTGCCTGTTTCGCAATAAAGCATTCAGCCAAAATAAATCGGAGCAAGTACTTAATAAAGATCCTGAAAAACGAGCCTTGTTATTGGATGAGGCCGATGTAACTTATTTTGATGTTGCAAATTTAAAATACAACTACTCATCGACAATACCCAAGCAAAATATTGAATTGCTAGCCCTTTTTCCATTGTTGATGGATTTTTTTGCCCAGGGTGATACTGAAAAAACATACTTGGAAAACAAACAACGTTGCAATGAGCAATTACTTACCTTTATTGAAACAAGAAACACCAAATTATTTCAAATTATTAAATCATTACCTGTCTCGCAATTAGAAAAATGGCAAGATGCAGCTTATACAGCTCGTCACCTAGAATATAATGTTGATTATACTGTTGTATCCGATGCCACCACGCCTACCCCACTTGGTGATAAAAAAGTAGCTGCAGCGATGTGCCTCATCGGTTCACGTATTAGTAAGAACTCTAATTTTGGTGATGGAGTTCATCAATGCTTGCATGCCGAACTTAATCGACTCATAAAAGCGCAGAACCCTAATATAGAAAATCCATATCTTAAAGAGGCACTTGAGCAATGTAAAAGCAAGAAGCGTGTTTTTAACATTGATCCTATAAGAAAGATTACATTTAGTAGCTCTTCTAATACTCTACTTAAAGCTTATAGCCAAGGAAGTTTGCATGCTGTAACTGGAACTATAGGTTCAAAAATGGAACAAAGAGAAGCTCAATCTGAGTTTGGAACTCAATTTATCTATGTGCCAAGACATAAAGGGATACGTCGTTTCGATCGCCCTACCCGCATTACGCAAAATGAAACAAAACAATTAGATGCGCTAGTCGATCATATCTTGGAATCGAGAGCGAAACATCAACCAATTCTTTTGATTTGTAAAAACGACAATGAATCTAAAATATTGCATGATAAATTAGAGGAGCGTTTAAAATCAAAACGAAATCAGGATGGTTTACCCAAACTGACTCGTATCCATGCGGGAATTGATTATGATGAATCTATTTCTGAAGCAAACTATATTAAAAATGAAGCTGGAAAACCAGGCCAAGTCACTATTACCACTGAGATGGAAGGAAGAGGTGTTGATATTGAACTCAAAGATAAAGCTCATAAGGCGGGACTTAAAGTCTTACTGACCTATCTTCCTCATGGAGAAAGAAGTTATGGCCAAATTATCGGTCGATCTGGACGATATGGTGCTATTGGTGAGACACAAATGGTTTTGAATCTCAATGAACTTAAAAAGGATTTTGGTATCAACCAAGTGAATACTGATTTCTATCTTAACCCCGAAGACTTTATAAGAAAATTGCAAATTTTTGCAACCCATACGAAAGAGCTTCGCCGTCTGTTCCATCGAGCTTATGATAATTATTTGTCTTATTTTTCAGATCGTTATGCAGCACTTCAAACTGAAGATAATGATTTAACAATGGCTTGGAGTGAGTTTTTAGAAAAATACAATCACAGCAAAGACCTCACTCTTCAAGTGATTGAAGCTCAATTAGAGCAAAAAAACCCAAATATTGACGTCATTCATGAGCAACTAAAACAACATAATCTAAAAGCGCAAGAACTTTGGCGTGAATTTACAGAGCAATTACCCCCAGAACAGAAAGATATAGAACAAAACACGCCTATACAAAACATCAAAACACCAAAACTTTTGAAACGATGGTTAAGCGAATTAAAGCAAATCAAACAAGATTCGGTAATCGTTGAAGATGTTCAAAAAGTGCGACTGCAAGAACGTTATGATCCTACTGCAGCTGGTAGCGTACAGATTGTAAAAAATCCTAGCTTACTCGTCGGACTTATTGCAGAGATTCGTGCTGCCTGGCGAGGCGAGGGAATTTTATTTCCCAATCTTCGTGCTTGGTGGGCTGGGCAACTTTCCTTTGCTAACTTTCTCAGCCAGCTTCCTTTTTTTCGGTGGGTTATTACTCCTAAAGAGGAAACCCATATTGTTAAAAAAGAGGTTCCCGCTTCTCATGCAATATTGTACGAAAAATTAGTCGATGAAAATGACAAAAAGCCAACGAAGAAAGGTACCAATGAAGTAGAGACTCAGGAACCGTTGCATTCATTACCTTTGTTTCAACAACCAACAACAAAACCAGTGCAGCAAAACGAAATACAGCAGGAACAAACGCGCAACAATACACGATAA
- a CDS encoding TIGR00645 family protein, with protein MSNLKRGISQFIFMGRWLQLPLYLGLILILAVYVYRFVYELFHLIVHLNSFDDTLIMLGVLDLIDVVMIANLLIMVVMGGYETFVSHLALDSHPDQPEWLDHLDAGAMKIKLALSLIGISSIHLLRTFIDPNKLSNYSVMWQVIIHLTLLISALAIALTNKMLVQSKTH; from the coding sequence ATGAGTAATTTAAAAAGAGGCATTAGTCAGTTTATTTTTATGGGAAGATGGTTGCAACTTCCATTATATTTAGGCCTTATATTAATCTTGGCTGTATATGTTTATCGTTTTGTGTATGAATTATTTCATTTAATAGTACATCTTAACAGTTTTGATGACACTCTCATCATGCTCGGTGTGCTGGATCTTATTGATGTCGTTATGATCGCGAACCTCCTGATTATGGTTGTGATGGGAGGATATGAAACTTTTGTTTCCCACCTTGCACTGGACTCACATCCCGATCAACCTGAATGGCTTGATCACCTCGATGCTGGTGCTATGAAAATTAAATTGGCACTTTCATTAATTGGTATTTCATCTATTCATTTATTAAGAACCTTTATTGATCCCAATAAACTCAGCAATTACTCCGTAATGTGGCAAGTCATTATTCATTTGACCTTACTTATTTCAGCTCTAGCAATTGCTTTAACGAATAAAATGCTCGTTCAAAGTAAAACACATTAA
- a CDS encoding VOC family protein: MILDHVGITVANYERSKNFYCSILKPLGITLVKEQNQWAGFGKQDKPEFWFGEGKRSDYFSHITFVAENKKAVEQFYTIALQQGATCNGEPKYRTHYYPNYYGAFIIDPDGHYIGAIMHTEMVS, translated from the coding sequence ATGATTCTTGATCATGTTGGAATTACGGTTGCTAATTATGAACGATCCAAAAATTTTTATTGCTCTATTTTAAAGCCGCTAGGCATTACTTTGGTGAAAGAACAAAATCAGTGGGCAGGGTTTGGTAAACAAGATAAACCTGAATTTTGGTTTGGCGAAGGGAAAAGAAGCGATTATTTTAGCCATATTACTTTTGTTGCAGAAAATAAAAAAGCCGTGGAACAATTTTACACTATAGCATTGCAACAAGGAGCTACATGCAATGGTGAACCTAAATATCGAACTCATTACTACCCCAACTATTATGGCGCTTTTATCATTGATCCAGACGGTCATTACATAGGAGCAATCATGCATACCGAAATGGTTTCATAA